GATAAAAAGTTCCTGACACTGATATATCTACAGGAACCGCAGCATAGAAATCTTTGGGCTCCTCAGGTTTGGGTTTGAAAAGAAGGAACTCCAGTCCAGCACTTTTACCAGCATTTGCAATGCTTGTCAGAAGAGAGGGAATTTCCTTCTGATTAGGTAACTCTGTCAACGCCAGTTTCAATTCGTTCTGTAATTGCTCATATTCCTGCTTGTATTTGGGAAGATTATTGGCTAGTTTCTGTGCCTCGGAAGCCTGTCTGCTTAAATCCTCAAGTTGAGTCTGCAGAGTCTTAAATTCTTTAAGCTTTGGTTGATAAAGGCCGAAAAAGAACCCGGCACCAAGTAAGCCTATAATGAGGAATAGCAGCCCAAGCTTTTGTTTGGCAGGAAGCTTTAATATCTTTTCAAACTGTGGGTTCATGAAAGCCCTCGGAAAGGACGCGAGCCGGCCCTTTATTTATTTTATCTTTTTATCTGGTTCGGGAGGGGCAAAGGCTGCAAGCTTTAATGTTATATCAAATCTCTTAGCTTTGGTTTTGGCTATTTCCGTTTGTTCCGAAACCTGGAGCTCCACATTGGTAAAATCAGGTATTGCCTGCAGGTTTTTCATAAGAGCTGCGATATCATCTTCACTGAAAGCAGCCCCAGAAAGTGATATTGTACCTGCAGATTCACTGTACTTGGTAAGCCATAGCTTATCAGGCACAGCATCACTAAGCATGGCAAGCCTGCTCACAGGACCTGTTTTTTCCTTTCGCAAACGGTTCAGAATGTCCAACTTCTTCTTTACTTCAGCTTGAAGCTTTTTGATATTGTCTATTTCACCAATCTTAGTCTTCAGCTGCTGGATTTCCTGTTCGGTTCTAGAGATTTCATCCTTTGCATGCGAAATCTTGGAAATAACCAGCGAGTACAGAACTGCACATACAGCCAGAGTACCTACTACAGTAATTACCAGTATGGAAATCTGCTGTCTGGTCGTTTCCTTCTTCTTGGCTGCTCTAACCGGTAATAAATTAATTTTTATCATTTATCCCCAAGCCTCCTTGTCGCCAGTCCTATAGCAACAGTTACAAGAGGACCTATTTCTCTCAGGTATTCAGGATCAAATTCTTTTTGATCATACCTTACCTTCGAAAAGGGATTAAGTATTTCTACTGGTATACCCAGTTTCTGACTGACTGTTTCTGGTAACGAAGCAGATTTTGCTCCACCACCACTAAGATAAACCTTACTTATTTTGCCTTCTCCGGCAGTGGAATTATAGAAGTCAAGGGATCGTCGCATTTCAACGGCAAGTGTGTCATTTGCACGAGCCAAAACGTCTTTCAGTCTGCCATCATCAGCATCTGATTTAGCGATCTTCATTCTCTCTGCGTCTTCATTGTTAACACCAAATTGCTTTTGTATTTCCTCGTTAAACAGGGAACTACCGAGTTGAACATCGCGGGTAAACAGAGAAATTCCGTCCTTGACAATATTCATGTTCATGACGCTGGCACCTATGTTGACTAAAGCATTAACCTCTTCTGGGCTAACATCGTAGTTAAGCTCAAATGCGTTCTGAACAGCAAACGAGTCAACATCAACAACTGTAAGTCTCATGCCTGCTTCAGTGAAAACGGCCAGATAATCATTAATGATATCCTTTTTGCTAGCCACTAGAAGCACATTCATTTTGGAAGAATCAATATCATCTGGGGCAATGATCTGAAAATCTATATTAACATCGTTGATATCAAAAGGAATATATTGTTCTGCTTCCCAATGTATTTGTTCCTCAAGTTCTTCAGCAGGCATAACTGGTAAAGATATTTTTCTTATGATTACTGAGTTCCCGGAAATGGAACACGCCGCTTCTTTTGAAGTTATTTTCAGACTATCTATAAGAGTTTTGATTCCTTCAACTATTGAAGAACTGTCCATGAGAGTATTATCTACAATGGCCTCGGCGGGCAGTGGAATCAGCCCAACATTCTGCAACTGAAAGCTTCCTTTCTGCACCTTAAGCTGTACCAGCTTTATAGAACTGGATCCGATATCTACGCCAACAATATCCTTCTTTTTGGTAAAAAACATTGTCAGTCCGCCTTCGTAGTTATTCTTGAAATACTTTATCTTTGTCCGATAGTGAAAATCCGAGTGCCAATATTATTTTTCTCTTGGTTTCCATACGACATTCTTCCCCACGCTCTATACGATCTATGGTAACAGGAGAAACGCCGGCCAATCTCGCTAGCTCAGCTTTGCTCATCAATCGCTGTTCACGTATTTTCCTGACACAGTTCTTTACTCGCATTCCTTTTTCCTACTTCCGGTGAATTTTAAACAAAAAATAACACAAAAGAAAGTAGAGTCAAGAAATTAATCTCTTTTCTATAAAAATAAATACAATTATATATAATTATGTCATTTGACTACTTTTGACGCAAAAAAACCGGATCGCCTATTCATGATATTTCGGCAACCCGGCTGTCTGCTTGAGACCCTATAGGCTTTCCGCCCCATTCTCGCGAATGGTTTAGTATTATCGTTATCGTTATGTCAAATCTATACCTTATCTACACCATTTGCAGACAGTGTGCCAAAGGGCCCATTCACCTTAAGAATAACGCCATATCCTAGGATTATATTAAACTTAGCGCTCAATTGCATAAAGTTCATGAATGCCTGATGGAAGCATCGTATAATATTGATAATCATTATTGCAACTAAACACTAGTAAGCATAAAGGACCGAGAGGCGAGCACGTTCCTTTGCATTGCTCTCGGCCTCACTTTCCACCTCGATACGATATATATAA
This region of Geotalea daltonii FRC-32 genomic DNA includes:
- a CDS encoding type IV pilus inner membrane component PilO; its protein translation is MNPQFEKILKLPAKQKLGLLFLIIGLLGAGFFFGLYQPKLKEFKTLQTQLEDLSRQASEAQKLANNLPKYKQEYEQLQNELKLALTELPNQKEIPSLLTSIANAGKSAGLEFLLFKPKPEEPKDFYAAVPVDISVSGTFYQIGSFFQAVSALPRIVNISNVNFTEIKTGKGLTTIKVNCLATTFRFLDKKEIKDEKKAK
- a CDS encoding PilN domain-containing protein, translated to MIKINLLPVRAAKKKETTRQQISILVITVVGTLAVCAVLYSLVISKISHAKDEISRTEQEIQQLKTKIGEIDNIKKLQAEVKKKLDILNRLRKEKTGPVSRLAMLSDAVPDKLWLTKYSESAGTISLSGAAFSEDDIAALMKNLQAIPDFTNVELQVSEQTEIAKTKAKRFDITLKLAAFAPPEPDKKIK
- the pilM gene encoding type IV pilus biogenesis protein PilM, with product MFFTKKKDIVGVDIGSSSIKLVQLKVQKGSFQLQNVGLIPLPAEAIVDNTLMDSSSIVEGIKTLIDSLKITSKEAACSISGNSVIIRKISLPVMPAEELEEQIHWEAEQYIPFDINDVNIDFQIIAPDDIDSSKMNVLLVASKKDIINDYLAVFTEAGMRLTVVDVDSFAVQNAFELNYDVSPEEVNALVNIGASVMNMNIVKDGISLFTRDVQLGSSLFNEEIQKQFGVNNEDAERMKIAKSDADDGRLKDVLARANDTLAVEMRRSLDFYNSTAGEGKISKVYLSGGGAKSASLPETVSQKLGIPVEILNPFSKVRYDQKEFDPEYLREIGPLVTVAIGLATRRLGDK
- a CDS encoding helix-turn-helix transcriptional regulator, translated to MRVKNCVRKIREQRLMSKAELARLAGVSPVTIDRIERGEECRMETKRKIILALGFSLSDKDKVFQE